In Scheffersomyces stipitis CBS 6054 chromosome 8, complete sequence, one DNA window encodes the following:
- the MDR18 gene encoding Polyamine transport protein (TPO4) (multidrug resistance protein 8 sperimidine transporter), protein EEGEQQAIDVKDLDWDSETDPANPQNWPKWKKWIITITVAVVCLCCSLGSSLYVSGAFQIVAEFDVSLELTISGLTYYLLGLAFGPLLTAPLSEIIGRKIIYVVSLPTGMLFVMGVGLAKNIHTILVLRFFCGLFTSPALSVAGGTISDLWSDRIEELSQAVALFCLAPFLGPVLGPVIGDFAAEAKGWKWSASWILLMFCGAILPFVLICPETFKPQILKTRAKKRGIKIIERNITVKLLVTILINDLTRPLEMLIKEPIVLVLSIYIAFVFAVLFGFFEAFPIIFRGVYHMDSGVSGLPFLAVGLGLVSGVLFYLILDKTYYFPKNPDGTRGKKDENGNPIWDAPEKKLLLGKIGGICLPISLFWMGWTGRNDSVHWMAPTAAGFPFGFGMIMVFFSIVLYFSMCFPPIYVASAVAANNLLRYILASVFPLFTTQMYERLTISWASSLFGFIALAMVPVPFIFEKYGPKFRARSPYGYAAFFKKIA, encoded by the coding sequence GAGGAAGGTGAACAACAGGCTATTGATGTGAAGGACTTGGATTGGGACTCGGAAACGGATCCTGCCAATCCCCAGAACTGGCCCAAATGGAAGAAGTGGATTATTACTATCACTGTGGCTGTGGTATGTTTGTGTTGTTCCTTGGGTTCTTCTTTATATGTCAGTGGTGCCTTCCAAATAGTTGCTGAATTCGATGTATCCTTGGAACTTACTATTTCGGGGTTGACCTATTATTTGCTAGGTTTGGCATTTGGTCCTCTATTGACGGCTCCGTTGTCGGAAATCATCGGTCGTAAAATCATATACGTCGTATCCTTACCAACAGGTATGTTATTCGTTATGGGTGTAGGCTTGGCCAAAAACATACACACCATCTTGGTGTTGAGATTCTTCTGTGGCTTGTTCACCTCTCCAGCGTTGTCGGTAGCGGGTGGTACTATTTCTGACTTGTGGTCCGATAGAATCGAGGAACTATCACAAGCGGTAGCATTGTTCTGTTTGGCTCCTTTCTTGGGTCCTGTTCTTGGTCCCGTAATCGGTGACTTTGCAGCCGAAGCCAAGGGGTGGAAGTGGTCGGCTTCAtggatcttgttgatgttcTGTGGTGCTATTTTGCCATTTGTATTAATCTGTCCAGAAACATTCAAACCacaaatcttgaaaaccAGAGCTAAGAAGAGAGGTATCAAGATCATCGAAAGAAATATCACCGTAAAGCTTCTTGTTACCATTCTCATCAACGATTTGACCCGTCCGCTCGAAATGTTGATCAAGGAACCCATTGTTTTGGTATTGTCGATCTACATTGCCTTTGTGTTTGCCGTGTTGTTCGGTTTCTTTGAAGCATTTCCAATCATCTTCAGAGGAGTCTACCACATGGACAGTGGTGTCTCTGGGTTACCATTCCTTGCTGTCGGTCTTGGCTTGGTCAGTGGTGTGCTCTTCTATCTTATTTTGGATAAGACCTACTACTTCCCTAAGAATCCTGATGGAACCAGAGGTAAAAAggatgaaaatggaaacCCAATTTGGGATGCTCCCGAGAAGAAGTTACTTCTTGGTAAGATTGGAGGAATCTGTTTGCCCATTTCCTTGTTCTGGATGGGATGGACAGGTAGAAATGATAGCGTTCACTGGATGGCACCAACTGCAGCAGGATTCCCATTCGGTTTTGGTATGATTATGGTATTTTTCTCGATCGTTCTCTACTTCTCCATGTGTTTCCCACCTATTTACGTCGCCTCTGCTGTCGCtgccaacaacttgttgcGTTATATTCTAGCTTCCGTATTCCCCTTGTTCACTACACAGATGTACGAGAGATTGACAATTTCATGGGCCAGTTCGTTATTTGGGTTCATTGCTCTTGCTATGGTTCCAGTTCCATTCATTTTTGAGAAGTATGGCCCTAAATTCAGAGCTCGTTCTCCATATGGTTACGctgccttcttcaaaaagattgct
- the TAF12 gene encoding Transcription initiation factor TFIID subunit 12 (TBP-associated factor 12) (TBP-associated factor 61 kDa) (TAFII-61) (TAFII61) (TAFII-68) (TAFII68) (go_component transcription factor TFIID complex~go_process transcription initiation) produces the protein MSGLPGSSGQRNPNAPNRSGGAINIHPSQVQQLVQVLKNEVQLGKNASDETEKKKHYAKAEGIRTLLLNYQAQQRARSQQQQNQQNQNQNQNQSQQNQIHSSQSPMAMNLSQQSRQPSSQPTPVLQSPQLSSQQMRSGSAGSQGSPAPIAGTPSIPANMATVERFNIVKQKLTEVQHRIQFLEQSKKGSNIGPDELATIDKELLEQKTKFSQFQKLGLFIRNSLTQQAQARANTPQAATGTPPQFQPQQQQQQMQQQQQPASITSAGQAQKPTGSRPPSTAHSQSTPSFSAKSVSPAPATGDKSSPKSTTPQKSQSLRTPGPPPINLAGITKPQVPSIPISATINVKPPTAVTLKATGDSRPTLTGGEANSLSILLNTPAITKLPTFELSSGGTNGSLPETGQRALTKRKLSELISTMGVDEGDGKTNIDGNVEELLLDLADEFINSVTSFSCRLAKHRKVDSIDTKDVQLHLERNWNIKIPGYAMDEIRSTRKLQPSTSYNQKVQGVEISRSVNGDING, from the exons ATGCTGGGACTTCCTGGTCTGAGTGGACAGAGAAACCCTAATGCACCTAATAGATCAGGTGGAGCTATCAACATTCATCCCAGTCAAGTACAACAATTGGTGCAAGTGCTTAAGAACGAAGTTCAGTTGGGAAAGAATGCTTCAGATGAaactgaaaagaagaaacacTATGCCAAAGCTGAAGGAATCAGAACCCTTCTTTTGAATTATCAAGCGCAACAAAGGGCGAGGtcacaacaacagcaaaatcaacaaaatcaaaatcaaaatcaaaatcaaagcCAACAAAATCAGATCCAT AGTAGCCAATCGCCAATGGCTATGAACTTATCTCAACAGAGCAGACAACCTTCAAGCCAGCCTACGCCCGTTTTGCAGTCTCCACAGTTGa GTTCTCAGCAGATGAGATCTGGCTCTGCGGGATCGCAAGGCTCTCCAGCTCCCATTGCAGGTACTCCATCAATTCCAGCCAATATGGCTACTGTAGAACGATTCAATATTGTCAAGCAGAAGTTAACTGAAGTTCAGCATAGAATCCAATTCCTTGAGCAGAGTAAAAAAGGAAGTAATATTGGGCCTGATGAACTTGCAACTATCGACAAAGAGCTTCTTGAGCAGAAGACAAAGTTCCTGCAATTCCAGAAACTCGGTCTTTTCATTAGAAATCTGTTGACTCAACAGGCTCAGGCTAGAGCCAATACACCACAAGCAGCAACAGGGACCCCTCCGCAATTTCAAccacaacagcaacagcagcagatgcaacagcagcagca ACCTGCGTCAATTACTTCAGCCGGTCAAGCTCAGAAGCCTACTGGCAGTAGACCTCCTTCTACGGCACACAGCCAATCTACGCCTAGTTTCA GCGCTAAATCAGTGTCGCCAGCTCCTGCTACTGGAGACAAGTCGTCACCCAAATCGACAACTCCTCAGAAGCTGCAGTCATTGAGAACTCCTGGTCCTCCTCCGATCAATTTAGCAGGAATCACCAAACCTCAGGTACCATCGATTCCAATCTCTGCAACAATCAACGTCAAGCCTCCTACGGCTGTGACCTTGAAGGCAACAGGTGATAGTAGACCTACGTTGACTGGAGGTGAAGCAAATAGTTTGAGTATTCTCTTGAATACCCCAGCTATCACCAAATTGCCTACTTTTGAGTTGTCTTCTGGAGGAACCAATGGTAGTTTACCTGAAACAGGGCAGAGAGCCTTGACCAAACGGAAACTCTCGGAGTTAATCAGCACTATGGGCGTGGATGAAGGCGATGGTAAAACTAACATAGACGGCAATGTCGAAGAGCTCTTGTTGGATTTAGCCGATGAGTTCATCAACTCGGTGACTTCCTTCTCCTGTAGACTAGCCAAACATAGAAAGGTGGATTCCATAGATACCAAGGACGTGCAATTACATTTGGAAAGAAACTGGAACATCAAGATTCCTGGCTATGCTATGGACGAAATTAGATCGACTAGAAAGTTGCAGCCTTCTACAAGCTACAACCAGAAGGTTCAAGGTGTCGAGATCTCCAGATCGGTCAATGGTGATATCAACGGGTAA